GTAGTCGATGTTACTCAACTGTGCGTTTTCATCAGATAAATGTAGTTATAATAGTTTAAATTTATGTCCTGGGAAAGGAATCCCAAGGAAATTACTACAACTATTACTACTACAAACTACTACAATTTTTATGTATAATACCTCCTATCCAGTTAGGAGCGGTTCATAAAagttcttgatttcttttttttctccacaaacaATAACAGTATAAAACAAATCAATTAAAATCCTCATTTACTTGCTTCTGTAGTCTAACCACTACTATCCCAACTGAAACTTAACTTCTCTGCATTCACTATGCAGAGAAATGATCCAGTTGAGAGGCATCTGTGTAGATAAGTGCTAGTGATCCTTATGCAAGAAATGCATTGAGACAAACTTTTTTTGCATTAATTCCAAAATATTCCTGTGAAGCTCCAGTCACAGATACTGCGTGATAGCACCCATAAAGGTTACTCTGGAGTCAACAATAGAATAGAAAAGTTCTAGTTTGTGCTGCCTTTACTCACATAACTTCTGATTACATTTTAACAATCTAGCGTGTATtgacaaaaatatattgttcaattaatttaaattttacctgaatatattttcttaggACAAAATGTAAGCTTTGGCTCCTTATCGGTAACTGGAGATACTACCAGTGTGTAGACATCCCCACAAGGTATCTCAGTGATATCACAGTAACTTCGCCCAGAGCTAGGAGTACAGGTGAAATTGCCTTTTGAACCACGTAAATCACTATTGTAGCTCTTGGTTTCTGCAGAAGCTCGCCAGTACACCCGGATACCGTTATTGCCAATTCTGTATAGCTTCACTCCAGAAGGACAGCAAGCACCTAATAAGACATTCAATATATCAATAACCTTATCTGTAAACCCACAATACATTATAGTGCATTTATATCATGTGACATTACTACCACACTAAATACCAGCATTTCAATGAGCAGTTAGCATTTAGCAGAAAGCCAGAATAATATTGaatagggaagaaaatgttctaTCAGACTCATATTATAGAGCTGGAATTCGATACTTGTTCTATACACTGGAGTATTGTTGCTCTTGCCTGTCTCAGGGAGGCTCTAGGGCTACCTAGAAAGGCAAGGATCCTTTTGTGGACTCCAGATTTTAATTATGCTGTAgcataattaaatatttggttCTAGAACATTGTTATTAAAACTTCTTTATATAGCCCCTGATAACAGTTATAAGAGCAGGGGTTGAATGATATGTGAAATTAATCCAAAGTGCATTTATGTAAAAGAGGGAACTGCAAGTGTATCAACTATTTCTTGAATTTCAGCTTCGCTATTTGTATGAGAGGAACGCTATACCAAGTTTTATATTAGGTCTTCCcaattgcttttattatttacataCTGGAAGAGTATCCTTGATATGTGCAACTGGATGTCAAACCAGTTTCACTGATTGCTCTCAGTGATACTGTATAGTTGGTGCCACATGTGATGCATCCCAGGAGATAGTAGTTTTGAAGAGTATGACACTTTGCCCATCCTTTTGAAGACTCCAGCATTGTTACATATGTCTGAGCACCCATCCCGGCAGACCAGCTGATGTTTGTTACAGACTGTGTCACTTGAGTCAGTGTCAGGTCGTTAGGGCAACAAggagcttaaaaagaaaaaaaaaaattaatttctgctttttactcGTAGAACTGAAATAATTCTGAGGCATTGCTACTACAGTATTACATGTTGAAGAGTGAAGGAATGAAAGCTTGCATACTTTTCTATATTAGCATAGTGAAAAACAGTCTCAGGCTGTACCTATAGTTTGTTTAAGCAGGGTCCATCTTTACCCGTCAAGTCATATGACTCAGTCTAGCTCTGTCTctgtttaaattttctttctttacaaaatgaaatgactgTTAACAGACAAACTGCCTGCTAAAAATTGACACTGGCCTACATTTATCCCACAACTATGCCTGGGAATTATCTGGGCAAACAATATAGGACAAAACTGTGCTAACAGATTAATAGCAGGAAGGGTGGTGAGATGTGCTTTAATCTGTTCTTCAGACTGTTTCATTTGTTGGGGTGGACACCACCTTATTGCTTCTCCTGGcaatattagaaaacaaaatgttgataAGGAATTTATGCAATATATTAGTGGATGATATTACTATAGTTGTTAGCTGTGACAAATGATAACTGATTGCACTTGCATTTCTCAGTATCAGTCAAGtgcccttctctctctctctcacacaaaCACGTTTAAGCAGAAGACATccagcaacagaaaatataatttacatgTGTGgtaattaaagtaaaaatataaacagagtagaaatattttaatgtcaagatgctaaatattttacaattccCACCTACCTGTCTCTAAAGGAACACTGTAGCTGGGTAAGCTCTGTCCCACCTGTGACCTTGCTATAGCACTAACAGAGAAAGCAGATCCACAGGGAAGATTAATTAGGGTACAGGAGTTTCCAGAGCTTGTGCAATGCCAAAGTCCAGCTTCTCCTCGTGCAGTTACGGTATATGTAGCTTCTTTGTTAGACTGCCAGTGCACAGTGATTACAGAAAGAGCCTCctttgagatatttttaatttcaggacTGCAGGGAGCTGAAAAGTTTCATATTAACAGTTATTAAACACTGTTTATGCATACTAAATCAATTACACATGAAAATTACCTTCCAGTGAGAACTGACAGACTACTTCAGAAAACTATATAATCCTTAGGGAGTTACTTCTGGTGAGAATTTAGAACTTGTGAGAGAAAGAGCAATATAAGTATTTTGcatagaaaaagagagatgaatTGTAAATCTGAGTTTCAAAAATTGGAGCATTGAGTAGCTTTTAATCCACCCCCTTTTAAGGTCCCCaattacaatatatttttaaatatttccagtagGCTTTTTCATTTGGGTTAGTTACAGTAACTTAGCACTCcctctattaatttttttcaccctctattaatttttttcatccatTAATCATCGTAGCCTAattatttctaaaggaaaataagaaagatcATAATACCTGTTGCCACATATTTAGGTGTGCATGATGTGTTGCTGCCCCTGGTCTCGCTGAATGAGTAAACAGTGATGTTGTAGATGGTGTTGCAGCGCAGAGCAGACAAGGTGCAGGCCATGGCGGTGTCgttgcagagcacagcactgctcccCTCAGCAGCTTTTGTCTCGTACAGTTCAGCACCGCGGACAGGAGCCCAGGTCACCTCCACGGTGTCACTTGCCACCAGGACAGCATGGAAGTCGCTGGGGCAGCAAGGTGCTGGGAGAGGCAAGAAAGAGGTGGAAACTTTAGCAGGAACAGTGACCGGGCATTAAACTGAACAGTGTTTTGTCATTTACCTCTGTGCTTCATATCTTAAATCtccagaagtgttttattttgtatcccTCCTTTAATAGAGGGCATTCTAATGTAACACacagtatttatatatacatagaatTATATATGTCCTTGATTTAAAATTCCAAGTAACTCTAGTAACATTAAAGTAACTTCAAGTAACATTAAAATTCTAAGTAACTCTAACAATGTTCTTCACATTTAACTggttatttttagttttccaaATATGAAAACCATCTCTAAAGAAGTTTAACACTTTTGTACATCCTTCTcaaggcaacagaaaaaaatccagggCTAGAATTCAAATGTCATCCCAGGACTGTGTGTTGTTCATACGTTCCTGTCTAATGTTTGTAGAAGGTAAAGCTATCTTCAAGTTTGTAAGTATGTTGCATTTGACTAGTTAAAATCAACTGCAAGGTGAAGTGGTTATTTTTCTCTGCCaacttctgtgtgttttgtccCCAAATTGAATAAAAATAGTTCAAGTCATTAtcttccaaaaaacaaaaacaaacaaacaaaaaaagtccaGTCAGCTCTATCATAAATACAGTTAACGGATCCAAAATGAATTTGCAAGAATACATTAATACTTACCAGTGGTGTAATTGAATACATCACCTAAAGGACTCTGCCCTGCCTTGTTGTATGCAAAGACACTAATGAAGTAGGTGAAACCGCAGTCTGATTGGAAATGGCATTGAGTATGTGATGTGTTGCAGTGCACTTCCAAGCCATCATCACTCTTCACAAAAACCACATAATAATGGCCAAAACTGACGCTGGACCATGATACCAACAAGTTGCCAGGTTCATCCTCTTTAATTGATATATTTCCTGGTGCACaagggactgaaaaaaataaaaatgaaaagaaagaaaaaagaattgtcatcagaatatttttaagttatactttatggaaaaaaaaaaagtaaaatcaggAATAGAGGAATATACAGAATTATTCTACTCAGCTTGGACATTTAGCATTGTCTTGATCAAAAAAAGCAACTCATACCTCTTTACAGAGGATGCTACTTACATTTAGATGAAAAGTAGTATGatttttacagaacaaaacagatctTACCTTCATCCCTTACATAAAAGAGACCTGCTTAAGGAGCCCCCgtgaagaaaaagagacacTAGTCAGTATTTGAAAAGGAATTGGCACATTCTGTGCTCACAAATAGCAGTTTTGGATGAAAACGAGAATAATATCTTGAATAGCTGTTGACATCCAGAAACCTTTATGTGAAAACACTTTATATACTGATATGAAACTCACTGACTCTGTCTGACGTAGAAGAGTCTTTTGCTCAGGTTTCATTTCTGGTGTCATACCAAAATTTCACAATAAACTTCTAactccttgtttgtttgtttgtttcctcaaataacatttttctttcctctcctggtTCAAAAAGTATAGCTTGCTGCTACTAGAACATAAAAGATCTAATTGAAGCAACGTTGGTTGAGAAGATTACAGCCCACAGCTTAAAAGTGTCTCTTGCTAAAGGCTTTCATCCCATTAGAACTACTTCTGAGTTGCTCACATGGGTGATCTCTAACTGATACAGTGAGAGGTCAGAATGAGACAAGTAACgttaaataaatcagtaaattaAGTTCTGTCCTTAAGATAGCACATAACAAAAATGGTTTAGGTCTTGCTTGCATGAGCCATTCATCTAACAGATCAGGAAGCATAAATCTGTGACATGGCAGTGGTGCTAAGTAGCTGAGACTAGCAATCTTTTGTACTGACAAAGCTGCAACCTGCAAACAGCCTGTGACTACCTGAATTCAGTTTCATGGCACCATTTAGCTGGGAGTGGTTATTTGTTAACCTGCTTTCTAAGTTGCAACTAAATCTAGCCTAGAGCACAGCCTAAGGCCTCCATGCTATTTCCTCACAGACTTCTCACGATCTATTTGGAACAGATCTGCTATTCCTTAGTTTTACACTCAGAAAATTGACTTTAGAACAAGTACTTCTGGTAGGAGGAAAATGCAGGCTTATTGTTTCAGCTAACAATATATACCCTGATGTAAGTTTCTCACAGAAATATGGAGAAAATTTAGGCTATTATCCCCTTAGTACAAAAGTATATGGTATAGTTCATGCGCAAagttcagaagcagaaacaacTATTTGAGAATCATGAATTGTACTGGACTAGCATTTGAAGTTAAAGAAACGTATGTTAAAATGCCATAAGCTATGTAAGAATCAATGATTCACATACTAGTTTTTAAGCTTACTGCATCAGTAGGTTTACTGGATCCAGCATCATTATGTGCTGTGACAGAAACAGAATATTCAGATCCACACTGGAGTGACGGTACCACGCAGGAGGCAGACGATGTGCTACACTTCAGTTTCAGGAGTCCACTGGAGGCTGTCACACTGTAAGTTAGAGCTCCTTCTGCTGGCATCCAAGAAACAACAGCTCTTAAAGCACCGCTACTGAAAACTACTTGAACATCCACTGGTGCCTGAGGACCTATGGTATATCAATTGGGAATAATTGTAAGTACAACTTTGCGTATGGCCTACAGACATGAAGTTTTTCAGAACTTGCAAATGAAGTACAATTTTTTGTGGTGCACACCTTACCCTTGTTAATATTAAAGTTGCAAcataattttctaaataaatgatTCTATTTGTACGCTGACATAAAGCTTTCTGTTGAAATTCCTTGCCTTATTTGAACAGTTGCTGTTCGCAGTTagaaaaatcccccaaacaGTTTAAGCTTGTGTAATCCTTACCCAGGCCTGTAAATCTTCAGTGGTAGTTAATGGCATGTTTGCCTCAGTAATACTCATTAGACATAGCCACACTATCTGGTTTCCATGAAGTTTGAGATGGGCTAAGATTTACACGATATGAAAATCTACCCAATGTATCTTTGAAAAACATAACTCAAtcatacacacacaaactctTCTtggtaaatctttttttttttaatgcttacttagttttagaaaataaaatttcttacTTGTTCTTTGGTTGTATGTGAAATCATCTCCAGGAAGCCCATTGGCATTCCAGGCATATGCCTTGATAGTATAGAGAGTTCCAGGATCTAAATTTGTAAATACGAAGAAAGTATTGGTGGTGTTCTGCTTCAGCATTCTGCCCAAACCATCCGATCTCATCAGGGACACAGAGAATCCAGCCGCCATATACACAGCTTTCCAGCTCACTGCAATGGAGTCACAGCTCAGGGAACTAACAGACAGAACTGGAGCAGCCAGGACTGTTGAGAAAGAACATCAATTTAGCTTTCAGTTAGCTAGTAATACAGTTTAGAAGGTCCAAATTACAGACGAATACACAGAATACAAAATcaacaaattattaaaacaataacaacaacagaaagacaaattagTGCAAGATTGACAGAATAAATCAGGAAACTGATTTAGTAGATCCATTATGTAACAGGTTTTGTAAAGTGAAAGAAACTCACATACAATGCATGAAAGCAGAGGgtgcagaagaatgaaaatcacTAAGATACTGTATTTCCCATCACTTAAGTTTTGCACTGTCttattattttgtactttgttttttcatgtattcTATTCTCTCAGGATGTgtcttctgttaaaataaaatcgGTATATTCATACAGACTCTATTAAAACTTCTTTATTAAACATTTAACTTAATGTCAGAAAGCAAACCACCAAGTCAGACTCATGTCCTGCTCATTAAGTCAGTCAAATTCTAGTCCTCAAAAACTGCAAGGAGAGTATGCtcaatacaatttaaaatacaaaattataatAAGTGGTACTGGTACATTTCTGGGCtacactgtttcttttttgttccatatatatataaaatatatatttaagttatactatatatatatttaagctaGGATGCTTCCATGAGTGCTTTATAGTATAATAttaaagaatttgaaataaaagtaaagtccacctgtttttgcttttctggaaggTGAAGGCTggctttttcctcctgcatttaTAGATCTGATAGTGACTCTGTATGAGGTGGCAGGTTTCAATCCCATAACTGTACCCAGTGAATTTGTGACTATAGTTTCAGTGCAGGAATCTCCATCTTGTGCAGACAGTAGGTAACCAGTAGCTCCAGGTACCGCTCTCCATTCCACTGTGATACTGTTGCTAAGTTTTGAGTAAGCCTGATCAATAACAGGTATGTCTGGagctaaaacagaaataacaataGATGTGCTGACATTGGGGAACTCAGCCCTCTAAAACAGTGTGCTCTGAACATTGCACAAAGACTGATCAGAACAAATGGTCTACACTTTctattaatgttttaaatttattattcaattttaaaaagttaaatagtACAGTGTTTActtttgtttcaggaaataaaacagatatttttcagtGCATGCAGTACAATGACTACTGAAAACTGTAATATTTGGGAACTCTTAGAAGACTTGCTACTGGTATGACACACATTTGTCTTTCAAGGGTGAAAGACTCTGCATCAATTAGATTGATAGGTACTGTTTGGGAGGATGTGGCTTTCTAGGGTTTTCATGTTATACAGGTCTGCTTGTCTTTCCCACCGTTTCTCTGGACaactttttccagtgtttgacaGCCCTCACAgtataaaactgttttctcctcttcataTGGAATTTGTGTCTGAATTTGTGCCCACTGTCTCTTGTCCTGTTATGGGTGCTACCGAGAAGTCTGGTTCCCTCGTTCTTTCCTGTCAAGTAAGTATATACACATTGCTGAGATCCTccctgagccttttcttctcaaagCTGAATGGTCACAActctttcagcctctcctcatatgaaAGACGCTGCATACCTCAAAGACAAATGATCCTGCACTAGGTCTAAAACAAGTGTAAACGAACATTAACAAAACACATGTAATTTTCAGGTATTCTACATCATCTTTAATCttccaatgaaaatattttagtactCTTGAAATCACTATTGAAATGGCCACGTATTTGGGACATCAGTGTGCTCCTTGAGGCAAAATTACTTGTAGCAATGCAGCTAATTGGGGATTTCCGAGATCGCAGAAAATATTAGGCATGGGTGTACAAACCTTGAGCATTATCTCTGCACTCTTAGACCCAAGCATTTTCTCATTTGGTTACAGTCATACATCCTCTTTTGCCCCCTCTTAAAAATGGTAACACATTCTATATCATGATACCTATGGAACATTTGCAGGTGtgtctttctctgtctttgggCAAATTGTCAGCTACCATGCTATgatcttatttttccttttaataaattATCTTCATAAGcaactcattaaaaaatatgtgcAGGAAACCCTTATGCAAATCTAAGAGAGTTGCTTGCCCAAAGGTCAAGTAGACAATATATAGCATATGATttatatcagaaataaattatagaCCGTGAGTCATTAACATCGGTTCTCAGATAACTAATCTATCACTAGAGGGGTTTTATATTTATCAGCATAAACACTgctactttttaattttgatgcttaatttttattgtaacaATTCCTTTTATAATGAACATTCtactataaaaataatgtcTATGTCTAAAAATTATGAgttagaagtattttaaaaacagaatttcgACAGATTGTTTTCTCAATTACAGTTCAGCGGTGAGATGagaaaggaaattgttttttgtagatttttcaCTATCCATCAATGACTTTATGCCACAAGTCcttttgcaaatgaaacaaaaatataatttatcaGCATCAGTACTGAAAAATGTATCCAGCTTCACATCTGCATTTGTAATGAGAAGGTGGATGATTTGGAAAGCTGCAATCTGAGCGAGCTGTGTGTGGCAGCTTAGGGaaacatgcatgaaaaaaagaagaggggaaaatgaGCTAATCATGCTACTACTGAACTCGGTATGAGGACCAACAAAAGGCTTCAACAGGAATGGCAGCTATTCCCTACAGGTACAATAAACACCAGGGATGAAATTCCAGTGCTACAGAGGTCAATGGAAATCATATTTCATGTAGGTTCTCTTACTAACCTGTTGACTGCATAATCTGTGTTTCAGCCAGAATAATTCCATTCTTGTCAATGGCTTCTGCTTGTATAGCATAAACAGTATTGGGAATTAATGAAGTTAGCATGCCTGTAAATGTAGCATCACTAAAATGAGCCAGTAAAGAATGGCCTACAGTATTCACAGCTGTAGCTGTGATTCTGTAGGAAAAGGCTCCTGAAACCTTGGGCCATCTGAGATAAATGCTTCTTGATGTCACATCACATATAGACATAGAGAAacctaaaaaaaagaaagaaagaaaaaaaaacatcacaaccagaaaaacatttcagttaatCTAACTCTAGCAAGAAAATCAGTAAATCTAACTCTTGCTCGAACAAGACTCTAACAGTTCAATATATGTAGAAACATGTACTATCACCCTTCTTAGAGAATGAATTGATTCTAAAAGCATTCCTTGCAGTCTTGCATTCCTTGCATTAAACTAGTTAGCATGCATGCTTAAGGCACTAGGAGCTGTTGGCACAAAATGTGAGATTGTAGGAAGTATAAAATgccacaaaatattaaaaacatttagtgCTTAGGAGATAATACCAATGTCATGGCATAAGTGGCCTGTGAGAATCTTTGTGCGAGTGTCCAACAGAACTGGGTCTCTTCAAAATGAGATTTCAAGTTTATAAATATATCAACATAGACTTTTTTTGAAACTCAATcaaacttgaaaacatttttttgtttataaaactgTGAAAACTTACAGAATTTATTAGATATCAGAAACTTCATAGCCATTCAAAAATAAGCATGCAcaaacaaaatgtcattttgaagaTTTACCTGTGCTAGATGaaaaaacctgaaaaagaagatgtaaaaaattagaaatacaaagtgaaatattttacttaggaaattaaaaaactCCTGATAATATTAGTAACAGCTTAAAACATGACACTTTTTAGCACATCCTACTGATGTGATGTATTTGTTCCAATTCTTTAAGCACAGACAGTTTGTACAACCAGTGAGATATGGTACAGATGTGCAGATTATACtacttcattttcctctctgaatcTGCCTGTTGATTTAGTGTTCACTTGCTGACAGACTTTGAAAGGACcctaaaatactattttatgtTTGACCCTTATTTTCAAAACCTAGCCAGTCActtgtaaatatttgcataagGGTAACAGTAACAAAATATGAATGTGGAAGTGGGATAGTCTCTATCAAATAGCTTCTAGCTTTTAGTTTACTTTTACAAAGAGCACAGTATCattctagaaaaatattttgaaagaaaattagttGCACTCACCATTTCTAGGCTGTTGAAAACCAGTCCAAGGAATACTAATGACTGACTTTTTGAACCGCACATCATGACAGAACTTTATTCCAGGCTTCACATTTGGATGAGTTCAAGCCGATGCCTGTGATGACTGGAAATATTTCACAGCAGCACTGTGGCCACAGGTGGGTTTACTCGCGGGGATGAGGGCAGGCTGCCTTAGGTTAGGCCCTCCTCTGTGACAGGAAGTGAGTCCCACACAGAATGGAACTTTTAGGCAGgcaggtgttttttcttttttttttttttttttcttcaagatacAGTTTCTGTATTGAGTATACATGATACATGAAGTAATTAAGCTCAACACAAATTAGGAATTTGCTGTTCAGCTCACTGTTGCTATTTTTATCCACTTACAAGCACCTTTTTTCTGTCTGGAATTAACCCCTCGTCATATTTTGAGTGGAAAGATGTTGTACCAGCTTTATTGTCCCTCAGCCCTTGTGCTGTGCGAAGAGAAACAGACATTTCCCCAGTTTTTCTGACTCCTTCTGGGATTTTTTACAACACGGCCTTTGCAACTTCAAGTTAAAACTTCATATCGCTGATTTTACGGGCTCGGAAAGGGGATCTTGTTGTGAACCGACAGGGCTGTGTCGGATTACTTTCTACAGAGAGTCTGGGGGGCGTTTTTACGGGGAAGCCCGGCAGAGGAGCTGTAGCTTGGGACTACAGAGAGGGCAGTGTCACGGCGGGCCAGGATCGCGGCTCACCGGGCCCGCACCCTGCTCAGGTGGAACTTTCCTTAGGGGCCGGGCTGCGGTCTCCGAGCGCCCCGTGCGCCAACATCCCGCTCCCCCAGCGGGAACCGCCGTGCCTCACACCGGCTGCGGAGGGGCGGGCACAGCTCTCGCCGGCCAGGGCCGCCTCAGAAAGGGGCGCGgtggggccgggctggggcagcggaagggaaggaaggaaaggaggagaagggaaaaagggcagggcaggagctgcgcAGGGCCGGGATCGCGAACAAGATGGCGCCGGCGGTGCGGGGCCTGAAGAGTTTGGTGTGGCAGAGTGAGTGCACGGCTCGCTGCAGCCGTGAGGCAGCCGTGGGGGCTGCTGTTCCCCTCGCTGCTGAGGGCACTACGCTACTACGGCTTTGGGATTACAGTTTTGCCTCGTTCCGAGGCTGGGTGGAACACAGATAgaggcagccctgcctgctcccgGGGAGGTTAAGGAGAGTCAGCGCGTCAGGGGCTCCCGCTGGGGGGCCCCCggcttcggggggggggggggctcccggtCCCTCGGAGCTGCCGGGGGAACGGAGCTTGTCTGTCAGCGAACGGCAACGTGCGCCTGGCAGGTTTCGGAAGAAAAactaaatacaaataaaaacaaccaccGGAGGTATTTTCATTAGTGAGCTGCAAGGTTTTATGGCCGTGCTCGGGAGCAGGTTCTGCCGGTATCGCTCACAAAAAGTGAAGAGGTGATTGCTCGGTGTtttgctggaggaggagggctAGCAGTACTTCAGGTGGCGTGAAACTAACCtcaggagaaaagcaaacagctgccTCACGCCAAACTGAGTTGTATTGGGGCTGTTACTGGACAGGCAGCTCA
This Cygnus olor isolate bCygOlo1 chromosome 8, bCygOlo1.pri.v2, whole genome shotgun sequence DNA region includes the following protein-coding sequences:
- the FNDC7 gene encoding fibronectin type III domain-containing protein 7 isoform X2, which gives rise to MMCGSKSQSLVFLGLVFNSLEMVFSSSTGFSMSICDVTSRSIYLRWPKVSGAFSYRITATAVNTVGHSLLAHFSDATFTGMLTSLIPNTVYAIQAEAIDKNGIILAETQIMQSTAPDIPVIDQAYSKLSNSITVEWRAVPGATGYLLSAQDGDSCTETIVTNSLGTVMGLKPATSYRVTIRSINAGGKSQPSPSRKAKTVLAAPVLSVSSLSCDSIAVSWKAVYMAAGFSVSLMRSDGLGRMLKQNTTNTFFVFTNLDPGTLYTIKAYAWNANGLPGDDFTYNQRTSPQAPVDVQVVFSSGALRAVVSWMPAEGALTYSVTASSGLLKLKCSTSSASCVVPSLQCGSEYSVSVTAHNDAGSSKPTDAVSLKTIPCAPGNISIKEDEPGNLLVSWSSVSFGHYYVVFVKSDDGLEVHCNTSHTQCHFQSDCGFTYFISVFAYNKAGQSPLGDVFNYTTAPCCPSDFHAVLVASDTVEVTWAPVRGAELYETKAAEGSSAVLCNDTAMACTLSALRCNTIYNITVYSFSETRGSNTSCTPKYVATAPCSPEIKNISKEALSVITVHWQSNKEATYTVTARGEAGLWHCTSSGNSCTLINLPCGSAFSVSAIARSQVGQSLPSYSVPLETAPCCPNDLTLTQVTQSVTNISWSAGMGAQTYVTMLESSKGWAKCHTLQNYYLLGCITCGTNYTVSLRAISETGLTSSCTYQGYSSSACCPSGVKLYRIGNNGIRVYWRASAETKSYNSDLRGSKGNFTCTPSSGRSYCDITEIPCGDVYTLVVSPVTDKEPKLTFCPKKIYSVTCSGSSVGMVIYRGKNNAEHV
- the FNDC7 gene encoding fibronectin type III domain-containing protein 7 isoform X3; amino-acid sequence: MMCGSKSQSLVFLGLVFNSLEMVFSSSTGFSMSICDVTSRSIYLRWPKVSGAFSYRITATAVNTVGHSLLAHFSDATFTGMLTSLIPNTVYAIQAEAIDKNGIILAETQIMQSTAPDIPVIDQAYSKLSNSITVEWRAVPGATGYLLSAQDGDSCTETIVTNSLGTVMGLKPATSYRVTIRSINAGGKSQPSPSRKAKTVLAAPVLSVSSLSCDSIAVSWKAVYMAAGFSVSLMRSDGLGRMLKQNTTNTFFVFTNLDPGTLYTIKAYAWNANGLPGDDFTYNQRTSPQAPVDVQVVFSSGALRAVVSWMPAEGALTYSVTASSGLLKLKCSTSSASCVVPSLQCGSEYSVSVTAHNDAGSSKPTDAVSLKTIPCAPGNISIKEDEPGNLLVSWSSVSFGHYYVVFVKSDDGLEVHCNTSHTQCHFQSDCGFTYFISVFAYNKAGQSPLGDVFNYTTAPCCPSDFHAVLVASDTVEVTWAPVRGAELYETKAAEGSSAVLCNDTAMACTLSALRCNTIYNITVYSFSETRGSNTSCTPKYVATAPCSPEIKNISKEALSVITVHWQSNKEATYTVTARGEAGLWHCTSSGNSCTLINLPCGSAFSVSAIARSQVGQSLPSYSVPLETGACCPSGVKLYRIGNNGIRVYWRASAETKSYNSDLRGSKGNFTCTPSSGRSYCDITEIPCGDVYTLVVSPVTDKEPKLTFCPKKIYSVTCSGSSVGMGKNTQHIHSKFMMFVKLINTVTPNKLQISYIG
- the FNDC7 gene encoding fibronectin type III domain-containing protein 7 isoform X1 translates to MMCGSKSQSLVFLGLVFNSLEMVFSSSTGFSMSICDVTSRSIYLRWPKVSGAFSYRITATAVNTVGHSLLAHFSDATFTGMLTSLIPNTVYAIQAEAIDKNGIILAETQIMQSTAPDIPVIDQAYSKLSNSITVEWRAVPGATGYLLSAQDGDSCTETIVTNSLGTVMGLKPATSYRVTIRSINAGGKSQPSPSRKAKTVLAAPVLSVSSLSCDSIAVSWKAVYMAAGFSVSLMRSDGLGRMLKQNTTNTFFVFTNLDPGTLYTIKAYAWNANGLPGDDFTYNQRTSPQAPVDVQVVFSSGALRAVVSWMPAEGALTYSVTASSGLLKLKCSTSSASCVVPSLQCGSEYSVSVTAHNDAGSSKPTDAVSLKTIPCAPGNISIKEDEPGNLLVSWSSVSFGHYYVVFVKSDDGLEVHCNTSHTQCHFQSDCGFTYFISVFAYNKAGQSPLGDVFNYTTAPCCPSDFHAVLVASDTVEVTWAPVRGAELYETKAAEGSSAVLCNDTAMACTLSALRCNTIYNITVYSFSETRGSNTSCTPKYVATAPCSPEIKNISKEALSVITVHWQSNKEATYTVTARGEAGLWHCTSSGNSCTLINLPCGSAFSVSAIARSQVGQSLPSYSVPLETAPCCPNDLTLTQVTQSVTNISWSAGMGAQTYVTMLESSKGWAKCHTLQNYYLLGCITCGTNYTVSLRAISETGLTSSCTYQGYSSSACCPSGVKLYRIGNNGIRVYWRASAETKSYNSDLRGSKGNFTCTPSSGRSYCDITEIPCGDVYTLVVSPVTDKEPKLTFCPKKIYSVTCSGSSVGMGKNTQHIHSKFMMFVKLINTVTPNKLQISYIG